A DNA window from Borrelia sp. HM contains the following coding sequences:
- a CDS encoding LPS-assembly protein LptD: MQKFLYRNVLKKSFVILFLINISNYSVLFAQNVDNKKSLDDRKNLTLLQKANLKELELSSDEDLRKWALKEGIQEKDVSKIKALLLEKFGISPNLFSKDKKDLGRYKIIIESTDNLENFTYELTEDENIILKGRVRIIIEDIKENKKHSIKGDKILFNKKTKKLFSSGNVDYSLDLNVNDKLYFYGSELFVDFDSQNFLLKNGIVQKKMHKNLMDHIVSFGGKVLKRLDNEVNILESAFITTSKVLEPYYSIKASKMWILPSGDLGFLNAVFYVGKVPIFYIPFFFKPGDSLFFNPSLGYSSKKGLTLFNTVYLFGKKSLDLNELSFLDFDLNAIYSSDKEPYIRNGYLTYFFAEDVVSKLNKDYVKFIFDIYSNLGFYVGFDFDLGNTLNFFKTFEGSFGIGLTRTLYQNSLSNVYRPFENNSIEYSLFSFDNINKGDIFGFEVPFRYLLKSKSEFLIHDALFSVIFEHYSDPYVIIDFKDRLESATFFSLLSPAKELSETKHFINTFDWNLSSFYNRTFSNNTLIDYRLNNFGFTFKLSDYENTLGKFPKKNKDPTSRWFYLERVYVPYIDLNFQKDLYNSSWTSSFDDNKDKEIIMAPKVENVKRDIVKEDDKDKENVKKFKEEKDTDQNLYLSPEPIVSNDFGKQDTFYLRFGINPYLKNNIFFDTSKRSPQDFNYNVKSYLFDIKNKMDLKFYADFYDKLVTFEDILYFNTIEYNPLDKDYHLIDKDKKSEYSVINKISLDLLPFIMYPAFSRSSIKYENKVTLYSFDKKYDQNSKILDGKSSTIFWQSPETFYQELSIALSYDYRFLTTNLSGVLKNTFENIYFSSDFKVTLEFPYLLQEVGLGIKYDKKFNEEKNKFSLNKMTVNLSSLNSISTDKNFKMNPALYYKIEPGYLDYLKLAFLVAYDPLINRISELSFKFNSYDFEFIFAMKDDFEYKYDKLIGDFIKVGNTTKFIPYSVSTKYEKDLYTFKFLDERFSFGIGTDVGWKMNLQKFIDNELWAEFIINFKYAKFFELNFSTRSINTKTFRYFSGYMNQVGLETINIFMDLFKSFNFFNVQDRKESLFKIKKITTGFKFNFYDWQFSGEYSLNPDILKDANGQYSSIWRNNFSIYISWNFFEPVNSSFENNSNTNYELLINQKSKK, translated from the coding sequence ATGCAAAAGTTCCTATACAGGAATGTTCTTAAAAAATCTTTTGTAATATTATTTTTAATAAATATTTCTAATTATTCTGTTTTATTTGCTCAGAATGTCGATAATAAAAAGAGTTTGGATGATAGAAAAAATCTGACTTTGTTGCAAAAAGCCAATTTAAAAGAGCTTGAACTATCTAGTGATGAAGATTTGAGAAAATGGGCCTTAAAAGAAGGTATTCAAGAAAAAGATGTTTCTAAAATAAAAGCTTTACTATTGGAAAAATTTGGTATATCTCCTAATCTTTTTTCAAAAGATAAAAAAGATTTAGGCAGATATAAAATAATTATTGAAAGTACAGATAATCTTGAAAATTTTACTTATGAACTTACTGAAGACGAAAATATCATATTGAAAGGAAGAGTTAGGATTATTATTGAAGACATTAAAGAGAATAAAAAGCACAGTATTAAGGGTGATAAAATTCTTTTTAATAAGAAGACCAAGAAGCTTTTCTCTAGTGGTAATGTTGACTATAGTCTTGATTTAAATGTAAATGATAAGTTATATTTTTACGGCAGTGAATTATTTGTAGATTTTGATTCTCAGAATTTTCTTCTTAAAAATGGGATTGTTCAGAAGAAAATGCATAAGAATTTAATGGATCATATTGTTTCATTTGGTGGAAAAGTTTTAAAACGATTAGATAATGAGGTAAATATACTAGAAAGTGCTTTTATTACAACTAGTAAAGTTTTAGAACCTTATTATTCTATTAAAGCTTCTAAAATGTGGATTTTGCCATCTGGGGATTTGGGTTTTCTTAATGCCGTTTTTTATGTTGGCAAAGTACCTATATTTTACATTCCATTTTTTTTTAAGCCAGGTGATAGTTTATTCTTTAATCCATCTTTAGGATATTCCTCAAAAAAGGGTCTTACGCTTTTTAATACTGTGTATTTATTTGGAAAAAAATCTCTTGATCTTAATGAGCTTTCTTTTTTAGATTTTGATTTGAATGCAATATATAGTTCAGATAAAGAGCCTTATATTCGAAATGGTTACTTAACTTATTTCTTTGCAGAAGATGTTGTTTCTAAACTTAATAAAGACTATGTTAAATTTATTTTTGATATTTATTCTAATTTAGGATTTTATGTAGGTTTTGATTTTGATTTAGGCAATACTTTAAATTTTTTTAAAACTTTTGAAGGTAGTTTTGGAATAGGTTTAACAAGAACTCTATATCAAAATAGTTTATCTAATGTTTATAGGCCTTTTGAAAATAACAGCATTGAATATTCTCTTTTTAGTTTTGATAATATAAATAAGGGTGACATATTTGGATTTGAGGTGCCTTTTAGATATTTACTCAAATCTAAATCAGAATTTTTGATTCATGATGCTCTTTTTTCAGTTATTTTTGAACATTATTCAGATCCCTATGTCATTATTGATTTTAAAGATAGACTAGAGAGTGCTACATTTTTTTCTCTTTTGAGTCCTGCAAAAGAATTGTCAGAAACAAAACATTTTATAAATACATTCGATTGGAATTTGTCTTCTTTTTATAATCGAACTTTTAGTAATAATACTCTTATTGATTATAGATTAAATAATTTTGGCTTTACCTTTAAGTTGTCAGATTATGAAAATACCCTTGGCAAATTTCCTAAAAAAAATAAGGACCCAACTAGTAGATGGTTTTATTTAGAAAGAGTGTATGTTCCTTACATTGATTTAAACTTTCAAAAAGATCTTTATAATAGTAGTTGGACTTCTTCTTTTGACGATAATAAGGATAAAGAGATAATTATGGCTCCTAAAGTCGAAAATGTTAAACGTGATATTGTAAAGGAGGATGACAAAGATAAGGAGAATGTCAAAAAATTTAAAGAAGAAAAAGATACCGATCAGAATTTGTATTTATCTCCTGAGCCAATTGTATCTAATGATTTTGGAAAGCAAGATACTTTTTATTTGAGATTTGGAATTAATCCTTATTTGAAAAATAATATATTTTTTGATACCTCGAAGAGGTCCCCCCAGGATTTTAACTATAATGTAAAATCCTATTTATTTGATATTAAAAATAAAATGGATTTAAAATTTTATGCTGATTTTTATGATAAACTTGTTACTTTTGAAGATATTTTATACTTCAATACTATTGAATATAATCCTTTAGACAAAGATTATCATTTAATCGATAAAGATAAGAAGAGCGAATATTCAGTTATTAATAAGATTAGTTTAGATTTATTGCCCTTTATTATGTATCCTGCTTTTTCTAGGAGCAGTATTAAGTATGAAAACAAAGTGACACTTTATTCGTTTGATAAAAAGTATGATCAAAATTCTAAAATTTTAGATGGAAAGAGCAGTACTATTTTTTGGCAGAGTCCTGAAACTTTTTATCAAGAGCTTAGTATTGCCTTAAGTTATGATTATAGGTTTTTGACAACTAATCTTTCAGGAGTGCTGAAAAATACCTTTGAAAATATATATTTTTCTTCTGATTTTAAAGTCACTTTGGAGTTTCCTTATTTATTGCAAGAGGTAGGTCTTGGGATTAAATATGATAAAAAATTTAATGAAGAAAAGAATAAATTTTCTCTTAATAAAATGACTGTTAATTTGTCCTCTTTAAATTCAATTTCTACTGATAAAAATTTTAAGATGAATCCTGCCTTATATTATAAGATAGAACCAGGATATTTAGATTATTTAAAACTTGCTTTTTTAGTTGCTTATGATCCTTTAATTAATAGGATATCTGAACTTTCTTTTAAATTTAATTCTTATGATTTTGAATTTATATTTGCAATGAAAGATGATTTTGAGTATAAGTATGATAAATTGATTGGTGATTTTATAAAAGTAGGCAATACAACCAAGTTTATTCCATATTCTGTATCTACTAAGTATGAAAAAGATTTATATACGTTTAAATTTTTAGATGAAAGGTTTTCATTTGGGATAGGGACAGATGTTGGATGGAAAATGAATTTACAGAAATTTATAGATAATGAACTTTGGGCTGAGTTTATTATCAATTTTAAGTATGCTAAGTTTTTTGAATTGAATTTTTCTACTCGTTCTATTAATACAAAAACTTTTAGATACTTTAGTGGATATATGAATCAGGTTGGTCTTGAGACAATTAATATTTTTATGGACCTGTTTAAATCATTTAATTTCTTTAATGTTCAAGATAGAAAGGAATCATTGTTTAAAATTAAAAAAATTACTACAGGTTTTAAATTTAATTTTTATGATTGGCAATTTAGTGGAGAGTATAGTTTAAATCCAGATATTTTAAAAGATGCGAATGGTCAATATTCTTCTATTTGGAGGAACAATTTTTCAATTTATATTTCCTGGAACTTTTTTGAACCTGTTAATTCCTCATTTGAAAATAATTCAAATACCAATTATGAACTTTTAATTAATCAAAAATCTAAGAAATAA
- a CDS encoding ribonuclease H family protein, with protein MKKYYACILKNNNEKIIFTSWEECKNKIKGQANKIKSFQTRGEAEDWLLRDGKTTYIYPAGIYFDSGTGRGKGIEIRVVNEKGMPMLNKIIDQSLINDYNNHYIKKFDGISNNYGELFGLYVALKISLKDDVKNIFGDSKLVIDYWSKGFYNKNLNKNTIKLIENVIKLRNIFEEKGGKVLLISGNNNIADLGFHKR; from the coding sequence ATGAAAAAATATTATGCATGTATATTAAAAAATAACAATGAAAAAATTATCTTTACATCTTGGGAGGAATGTAAAAATAAAATTAAAGGACAAGCAAACAAAATTAAAAGCTTTCAAACAAGAGGGGAAGCCGAGGATTGGTTATTAAGAGATGGAAAAACTACTTATATCTATCCAGCAGGAATATACTTTGATTCTGGAACCGGAAGAGGTAAAGGTATAGAAATTAGGGTTGTCAATGAAAAAGGGATGCCGATGCTTAATAAGATCATAGATCAAAGCTTAATCAATGATTACAATAATCATTATATCAAAAAGTTCGATGGAATTAGCAATAATTATGGTGAACTCTTCGGGCTATATGTTGCATTAAAAATATCATTAAAAGATGATGTAAAAAATATATTCGGAGATAGCAAACTAGTAATTGATTATTGGTCTAAGGGATTTTACAATAAAAACTTAAATAAAAATACTATCAAATTAATTGAAAATGTAATTAAATTAAGAAATATATTTGAAGAAAAAGGAGGGAAGGTCTTGTTAATATCAGGAAATAATAATATTGCGGATCTTGGCTTCCATAAAAGATAA
- the arcA gene encoding arginine deiminase: MLYSKPINVFSEIGHLKKVLLHRPGEELENLTPPIMNRLLFDDIPYLEVAKQEHDVFASILENSGVEVIYITDLISEIMSKYDDIKEQFISQFIFEAGIKTEDRIKSLKDYFYNMSIKDMISKMIAGVTNNDLKNYKSDSLNSLVNSKCPLIIEPMPNMLFTRDPFASIGNGVSISRMSSKTRQRETIFAEYIFKYHPVYRENVPVWYTRDEDTSLEGGDELILSQDILAIGVSERTEAESVEKVARNIFEQKASFSTILAFQIPQSRAYMHLDTVFTQISCNTFTSFSSDDMRFTIYALSYDLNSGSIKVKIENAKLEDILGFYLGCKVNMIKCAGGDLIHGAREQWNDGANTLAISPGEVIVYDRNHVTNKLLEEFGIKVHRMPSSELSRGRGGPRCMAMPLIREDFF, from the coding sequence ATGCTATATTCAAAACCAATAAATGTATTTTCAGAGATAGGTCATTTAAAAAAAGTGTTGCTACATAGGCCAGGAGAAGAATTGGAAAACCTGACTCCTCCAATAATGAATAGATTGTTATTCGATGATATTCCTTATCTTGAGGTTGCAAAGCAAGAACACGATGTTTTTGCTAGTATTTTAGAAAATAGTGGAGTAGAAGTTATTTATATTACAGATTTAATTAGCGAAATTATGTCTAAGTATGATGATATAAAAGAACAATTTATATCTCAATTTATTTTTGAAGCGGGGATTAAAACTGAAGATAGGATTAAATCTTTGAAAGATTATTTTTATAATATGTCTATTAAAGATATGATTTCAAAGATGATAGCAGGGGTTACAAATAATGATCTTAAGAATTATAAGTCTGATTCTCTTAATTCTTTAGTGAATAGTAAATGCCCTTTAATTATTGAGCCTATGCCTAATATGCTCTTTACAAGAGATCCTTTTGCAAGTATTGGTAATGGTGTATCAATAAGTAGAATGAGCTCTAAAACAAGGCAAAGAGAGACAATATTTGCCGAATATATCTTTAAATATCATCCTGTTTATAGAGAAAATGTTCCTGTATGGTATACTAGAGATGAAGATACTTCATTAGAAGGTGGAGATGAGTTGATTTTGAGTCAGGATATTTTGGCTATTGGTGTTTCTGAAAGAACCGAAGCTGAGTCTGTTGAAAAAGTAGCTCGCAATATTTTTGAACAAAAAGCGTCTTTTAGTACTATTTTAGCTTTCCAAATTCCACAAAGTAGGGCTTATATGCATTTAGATACAGTTTTTACTCAAATAAGTTGTAATACTTTTACAAGTTTTTCAAGTGATGATATGAGATTTACAATTTATGCTTTGAGTTATGATTTAAATTCTGGAAGTATTAAAGTTAAAATTGAAAATGCTAAATTGGAGGATATTTTAGGATTCTATCTTGGATGTAAGGTTAATATGATAAAGTGTGCAGGAGGAGATTTGATACATGGAGCAAGAGAACAGTGGAATGATGGTGCTAACACTTTAGCAATATCACCTGGGGAAGTAATAGTTTATGATAGAAATCATGTAACTAATAAATTACTTGAAGAATTTGGAATTAAAGTTCATAGGATGCCTTCTAGCGAGCTTTCAAGAGGAAGAGGCGGTCCAAGGTGTATGGCAATGCCTTTAATAAGAGAGGATTTTTTTTAA
- the argF gene encoding ornithine carbamoyltransferase, producing MCNLQNRDFLRLLDFSQKDIRYLLDLSHQLKKSKYLGIEEQKLKRKNIVIIFEKDSTRTRCAFEVAAYDQGANVTYLGPTGNQIGNKESIIDTARVLERMYDAIEFRGFSQKAVEDLARYSNVPVYNGLTDIAHPTQVLADLMTIEEHKGCLNNLKLVFCGDGRNNIANSLMEGCAIMGMDFRIFAPKELFPDSELVEKTKLIASESGGSIVISNSIEETVRDADIVYTDVWVSMGETNWNEKIKLLMPYQVNRKLMKLVKEDAIFMHCLPAFHDLNTVIGKEIFNKYGLEGIEVTDDVFKSDRSVVFDESENRLHTIKAIMVSTLR from the coding sequence ATGTGTAATTTACAAAATAGAGATTTTTTAAGGCTTTTAGATTTTAGTCAAAAAGATATTCGTTATTTACTTGATTTATCTCATCAATTAAAGAAGTCTAAATATTTAGGAATTGAAGAGCAAAAACTTAAGAGGAAAAATATAGTTATAATTTTTGAGAAGGATTCAACAAGAACAAGGTGTGCATTTGAAGTAGCTGCTTATGATCAAGGAGCTAATGTTACTTATTTAGGACCAACGGGTAATCAAATAGGCAATAAAGAATCTATAATTGATACTGCAAGAGTGCTAGAAAGAATGTATGATGCTATTGAATTTAGAGGGTTTTCTCAAAAAGCAGTTGAGGATTTGGCTCGATATTCTAATGTTCCAGTTTATAATGGATTAACAGATATTGCGCATCCAACACAAGTACTTGCTGATTTGATGACTATTGAAGAACATAAAGGTTGTTTAAATAATTTAAAGCTGGTTTTTTGTGGTGATGGCAGAAATAATATTGCTAATTCTTTAATGGAAGGATGTGCTATTATGGGAATGGATTTTAGAATATTTGCACCAAAGGAACTATTTCCAGATTCAGAATTAGTAGAAAAGACAAAATTGATAGCAAGTGAGAGTGGCGGTAGTATTGTTATTTCTAATTCTATTGAAGAAACAGTTAGAGATGCCGATATTGTTTATACTGATGTTTGGGTATCTATGGGAGAAACTAATTGGAATGAAAAAATAAAACTCTTAATGCCGTATCAAGTCAATCGTAAATTAATGAAATTAGTAAAAGAAGATGCAATATTTATGCATTGTTTACCAGCTTTTCATGATTTAAATACAGTAATTGGTAAGGAAATATTTAATAAGTATGGACTTGAAGGTATTGAGGTTACAGATGATGTTTTTAAAAGCGATCGTTCTGTTGTATTTGATGAATCTGAAAATAGATTACATACTATTAAGGCTATAATGGTTAGTACTTTGAGATAA